In Nostoc piscinale CENA21, the genomic stretch TTGTATCTAGTTTATCGCTGGGAATACCTCTACCTTGGTCTTGGACTTGAAATAGTACCCAGTCGGCTTGCGGTTGGGCTGATAAAGTAATGACTGAGTTGCGGGGAGAAAATTTGATGGCGTTACTCAATAAATTCGTCAGGGTTTGGATAATTAAATCAGGATCAGCCCAGACGCAAGCAGTGGTGGGTTGAACAGCAATTGTAACGGCGGCTGCTAGGGCGATAGGCTGTACTTCACCGACGGCGCGTTGCATTAAATCAGCCGCATTGCAGACTTGTTTGATCAGTTGGACTCGCCCAGAAGATAAACGCTCCAAGTCTAAAATATCATTGACCAAACGCACCAGGCGATCGCTATTTCTCGAAGCCTGCTGAATCATCCGTTTGGCTTTTTCTGGTTTATCATCATAAATCCCAGTATTCAACAGCCCTAAAAATCCTTGAATAGCTGTGAGTGGAGTCCGCAGTTCATGACTCACAATCGAAATAAACTCATTTTTTATCTGTTCAATAGCTTGCTGTTCAGTCACATCTTGGATTTGTAGAACATAGTAGAGTGGTTGATTTTGGAAATCTTGTACCAACGATAAACTCGTTAGCCCCCAAGCAATACGTCCGCCATAACACAAGTAACGTAACTGCGCTTGAAAACTGCGATTTTCATTACTCAAAACTTGCTCTATACCTTGTCTTAACTGATGCACATCCTCTGGGTAAATTGAGTCAAACACACTCAAGCTAAAAAACTCGAACTCAGAGTAGCCCAGCATTTCACCTAACATCGGATTAATTTGCAACCAGCGTTGATCTAATCCCAACAGCGCCATTCCAATGGGAGCATTATAAAACGCTAAACGAAATCGCTCTTCACTCTCACGCAAAGCTAACTCGGCTTGTTTGAAGTCAGTAATATCTAGTACCACTCCATACCAAGCAACTTCACCATTTTCGCGGCGTTCTGGGCGGGAGTTTGCACGTACCCATTTCATCTTGCCAGAGGGAGTAATAATCCGCCATTCGTGAGCAAAGGGTTCTAGGGTTTTGAGACTTTGAATAGTTAGCTGATTATAAAGCAGCAAATCATCAGGATGTACTTGCTGATATGTCAGTAAAGCATCCGCTAAAACTTGTTGGGGTGATAATTCTTGAATTTCTGCCACCCCGGAACTGATATATTCATAACGCATTTCATTCGTATCTGGATAATAAGCCAAGATATAAATCTGTGCAGGTGAAGCAGCCGCAATTTTTTGAAACCGCGCTTCACTTT encodes the following:
- a CDS encoding ATP-binding protein; amino-acid sequence: MHDLIIHLFSDGSFIPHGHCYLWQPRLVWLHIISDAMIALAYYSIPLTLFYFVRKRQDLPFYWIFLLFAAFIIFCGTTHIAEIWTLWHPTYWLSGILKAATAFVSLFTAIELVPLVPQALALPSPLQLSEANKALQAQIAERLEVENQLRRLQEELEHRVQKRTAQLVKVNQKLQQEIDERKFAEAALVESEARFQKIAAASPAQIYILAYYPDTNEMRYEYISSGVAEIQELSPQQVLADALLTYQQVHPDDLLLYNQLTIQSLKTLEPFAHEWRIITPSGKMKWVRANSRPERRENGEVAWYGVVLDITDFKQAELALRESEERFRLAFYNAPIGMALLGLDQRWLQINPMLGEMLGYSEFEFFSLSVFDSIYPEDVHQLRQGIEQVLSNENRSFQAQLRYLCYGGRIAWGLTSLSLVQDFQNQPLYYVLQIQDVTEQQAIEQIKNEFISIVSHELRTPLTAIQGFLGLLNTGIYDDKPEKAKRMIQQASRNSDRLVRLVNDILDLERLSSGRVQLIKQVCNAADLMQRAVGEVQPIALAAAVTIAVQPTTACVWADPDLIIQTLTNLLSNAIKFSPRNSVITLSAQPQADWVLFQVQDQGRGIPSDKLDTIFERFEQVDVSDARAKGGTGLGLAICQNIVKQHGGSIWASSILGEGSTFYFTLPISY